The Paracoccus liaowanqingii genome window below encodes:
- the speB gene encoding agmatinase, translating into MALEDAKTQVDQAFTRESLRGLSFENAFGGATSFLRRRYAKDLAGVDLAVTGIPFDQAVTHRPGTRFGPRAIREASTLQAFDAPYGWGYDPLALLDVVDYGDMAFDYANTREVPGRIEAHIGAILDAGVAPVTLGGDHSITLPILRAVAARRGPVALIQFDAHSDTWVDDDPERIDHGTFLYKAIREGVVDPAASVAVGIRTDNPDTMGVTILDAPMVHREGVGAVLARIRAVVGERPVYVTFDIDALDPAFAPGTGTPVWGGLASWQAAALLRGLAGVDLIGGDVVEVSPPYDTTGATAIAGAHVALELIALFGWTRR; encoded by the coding sequence ATGGCGCTGGAAGATGCGAAGACGCAGGTGGATCAGGCCTTCACGCGCGAGAGCCTGCGCGGGCTGTCCTTCGAGAACGCCTTCGGCGGGGCCACGAGTTTCCTGCGCCGCCGCTATGCCAAGGATCTGGCGGGCGTCGATCTGGCGGTGACGGGGATCCCCTTCGACCAGGCGGTGACGCACCGGCCCGGCACGCGCTTTGGACCCCGCGCGATCCGCGAGGCGTCCACGCTGCAGGCCTTCGATGCGCCCTATGGCTGGGGCTACGATCCGCTGGCGCTGCTGGATGTGGTCGATTACGGAGACATGGCCTTTGACTATGCGAACACGCGCGAGGTGCCGGGGCGGATCGAGGCGCATATCGGGGCGATCCTGGATGCGGGGGTCGCGCCCGTGACCCTGGGCGGGGATCACTCGATCACGCTGCCGATCCTGCGGGCGGTGGCTGCGCGGCGCGGGCCGGTGGCGTTGATCCAGTTCGATGCGCATTCCGACACCTGGGTCGATGACGATCCCGAGCGGATCGATCACGGCACGTTTCTCTACAAGGCGATCCGCGAGGGGGTGGTGGATCCGGCGGCCAGCGTCGCGGTGGGCATCCGCACGGACAATCCCGACACCATGGGGGTGACGATCCTGGACGCGCCGATGGTCCATCGCGAGGGGGTCGGGGCGGTGCTGGCGCGGATCCGCGCCGTGGTGGGCGAGCGTCCGGTCTATGTGACCTTCGACATCGACGCGCTGGATCCGGCCTTCGCGCCCGGCACCGGAACTCCGGTCTGGGGGGGCCTGGCCAGCTGGCAGGCGGCGGCGCTCTTGCGCGGGCTGGCCGGGGTGGATCTGATCGGCGGCGACGTGGTCGAGGTCTCTCCGCCCTATGACACGACAGGGGCGACGGCGATCGCGGGGGCGCATGTCGCGCTGGAGCTGATCGCGCTGTTCGGCTGGACCCGGCGGTGA
- the prmC gene encoding peptide chain release factor N(5)-glutamine methyltransferase, with translation MNLSQAQAEGAALLRAAGIAGGARDADRILAAVLGIEPGRLRITEDLALTEDQATRFHRGIAARALRQPVAQIVGFRDFWAHRFQVTRDTLDPRPETEALVEAALARPWRHVLDLGTGTGAILISLLAARPGTTGLGTDLSEAALQVARHNARRIGVNARFRQADWVEGLAGPFDLIVSNPPYIAAAEMAGLDPDVRDWEPRMALTDGGDGLGAYRIIAAGAPALLSPTGAVLVEIGPSQGAAVCALFAARGARARVLPDLDGRDRVVLADFADRD, from the coding sequence ATGAACCTGTCCCAGGCCCAGGCCGAGGGCGCGGCCCTGCTGCGCGCCGCGGGCATCGCGGGCGGCGCCCGCGACGCCGACCGCATCCTGGCCGCCGTGCTGGGGATCGAGCCCGGCCGGCTGCGCATCACCGAGGATCTGGCGCTGACCGAGGACCAGGCCACGCGCTTTCATCGCGGCATCGCCGCGCGCGCCCTGCGCCAGCCGGTGGCGCAGATCGTGGGCTTCCGCGACTTCTGGGCGCATCGCTTCCAGGTCACCCGCGACACGCTGGACCCCCGCCCCGAGACCGAGGCGCTGGTCGAGGCCGCCCTCGCGCGCCCCTGGCGCCATGTCCTGGACCTGGGGACCGGGACGGGGGCGATCCTGATCTCGCTTCTGGCGGCGCGCCCGGGCACGACGGGCCTGGGGACCGACCTCTCCGAGGCCGCGCTGCAGGTGGCGCGCCACAATGCCCGCCGGATCGGCGTGAACGCGCGCTTCCGGCAGGCGGACTGGGTCGAGGGGCTGGCCGGCCCGTTCGACCTGATCGTCTCGAACCCGCCCTATATCGCCGCGGCCGAGATGGCCGGGCTGGACCCCGACGTGCGCGACTGGGAGCCGCGGATGGCGCTGACCGATGGCGGCGATGGCTTGGGCGCCTATCGCATCATCGCGGCGGGGGCCCCCGCGCTCTTATCGCCCACCGGCGCCGTGCTGGTCGAGATCGGCCCCAGCCAGGGGGCGGCGGTGTGCGCGCTCTTTGCCGCACGAGGCGCGCGGGCGCGGGTGCTGCCCGACCTGGACGGGCGCGACCGGGTGGTGCTGGCCGATTTCGCGGACAGGGACTGA
- a CDS encoding LPS-assembly protein LptD, with the protein MSARIVAEDRRRARPSGGRLRAALLAGAALAGLAGVLAGALAGPLAAQSIFDEAEGTGMPALTGMPGQTSGATGVTALAPEAVTLGRAPVGDRTPTPQNPAVTTPDAGVTLPGSTAPAADAGPATVLADTIQLQGDRTLVAGGGVVVWYQGSRLVASRIVVDGASGDLTIEGPIHLSRPGADPDGEDPASDAILIGDSAQLDRELRDGIILGARLVLARELQLAATRLERRDVGRISELTQVVASSCQICASDPTPLWEIRARRITHDAQTRLITFDRPQLRAFGVPLAYAPFTVTAPDPTVERRSGFLRPQVRTTSGLGFGLKLPYFQTLGDQADVTVTPYVSLDRTRTLELRYRQAFANGATEWNGAISRDDLRPGETRGYVFGAAQFLLPRDYRLAVQVQTASDRAYLLDYGITDADRLWSGVSLERVRRDKMIWGRVGTYDSLREDEDNATSPAQVADVIWQRRLTPALIGGEALLEWSAHAHRRPSDENRVGRDVARASVGLDWRRSRILSGGVMAAGLVALDADLYRIAQDDRFDDVVTRVDPQVGVELRWPLAGGAGGATHLVEPVVQVLYSPRGQDDDIPNEDSRLIEFDEGNLYSDNRFPGWDARETGLRANIGATWTRIDPTGWSLGVTGGRILRARDADNLDPDTPLGGRSSDWLLAAHYDSGTGLAIANRALFGDDFAVSRNELRVGWLRPDLQLSAGYIWIDRDEAEGRDANASELAASLGWQIARGWWGEAETRYDFAADRAQRAALRVAYRNECITVETGLSRRFSSSDLLRAETSFDLSVRLGGFGMQQDGPGTVARRNCMR; encoded by the coding sequence ATGAGCGCGCGCATCGTGGCTGAAGATCGGCGCCGCGCCCGACCCTCGGGCGGGCGGCTGCGGGCGGCCCTGCTGGCCGGGGCCGCGCTGGCGGGGCTGGCCGGGGTGCTGGCAGGCGCATTGGCGGGGCCGCTGGCCGCGCAGTCGATCTTCGACGAGGCCGAGGGCACGGGGATGCCCGCGCTGACCGGGATGCCGGGCCAGACCTCCGGCGCGACCGGCGTGACCGCGCTGGCCCCCGAGGCCGTGACCCTGGGCCGCGCGCCGGTGGGCGACCGCACGCCCACGCCGCAGAATCCCGCTGTCACCACCCCCGATGCGGGCGTGACCCTGCCCGGCAGCACCGCGCCCGCCGCGGATGCGGGGCCCGCGACGGTGCTGGCCGACACGATCCAGCTGCAGGGCGACCGCACGCTGGTCGCGGGGGGCGGCGTGGTCGTCTGGTACCAGGGCTCGCGGCTGGTCGCCTCGCGCATCGTCGTGGACGGGGCCTCGGGCGATCTGACGATCGAGGGGCCGATCCACCTGTCGCGCCCCGGCGCGGATCCCGACGGCGAGGATCCCGCCTCCGATGCGATCCTGATCGGGGACAGCGCGCAGCTGGACCGCGAGCTGCGCGACGGCATCATCCTGGGCGCGCGGCTGGTGCTGGCCCGCGAGTTGCAGCTGGCCGCCACCCGGCTGGAGCGGCGCGACGTTGGCCGCATCAGCGAGCTGACGCAGGTGGTGGCCTCGTCCTGCCAGATCTGCGCCAGCGACCCCACCCCCCTGTGGGAGATCCGCGCCCGGCGCATCACCCATGACGCCCAGACCCGGCTGATCACCTTCGACCGGCCGCAGCTGCGCGCCTTCGGGGTGCCGCTGGCCTATGCGCCCTTCACGGTGACCGCGCCCGATCCCACGGTGGAACGGCGGTCGGGCTTCCTGCGGCCGCAGGTGCGCACGACCTCGGGGCTGGGGTTCGGGCTGAAGCTGCCCTATTTCCAGACATTGGGCGACCAGGCCGACGTGACGGTGACGCCCTATGTCTCGCTGGACCGGACCCGGACGCTCGAGCTGCGCTATCGCCAGGCCTTCGCCAATGGCGCGACGGAATGGAATGGCGCCATCAGCCGCGACGACCTGCGCCCCGGCGAGACGCGGGGCTATGTCTTCGGCGCCGCGCAGTTCCTGCTGCCGCGCGACTACCGGCTGGCAGTGCAGGTGCAGACGGCATCCGACCGGGCCTATCTGCTGGATTACGGCATCACCGATGCCGACCGGCTGTGGAGCGGCGTGTCGCTGGAGCGCGTGCGCCGCGACAAGATGATCTGGGGCCGCGTCGGCACCTATGATTCGCTGCGCGAGGACGAGGACAACGCCACCTCGCCCGCGCAGGTGGCCGACGTGATCTGGCAGCGCCGCCTGACCCCGGCCCTGATCGGCGGCGAGGCGCTGCTGGAATGGTCGGCCCATGCGCACCGCCGCCCCTCGGACGAGAACCGGGTCGGGCGGGACGTGGCGCGGGCCTCGGTGGGGCTGGACTGGCGGCGCAGCCGGATCCTGTCCGGCGGGGTGATGGCGGCGGGGCTGGTCGCGCTGGACGCGGATCTGTACCGCATCGCGCAGGACGACCGCTTCGACGACGTGGTGACCCGCGTCGATCCGCAGGTGGGGGTGGAACTGCGCTGGCCGCTGGCGGGCGGGGCGGGCGGCGCCACGCATCTGGTCGAGCCGGTGGTGCAGGTCCTGTATTCGCCGCGCGGGCAGGATGACGACATCCCCAACGAGGACAGCCGCCTGATCGAGTTCGACGAGGGCAACCTGTATTCCGACAACCGCTTTCCGGGCTGGGACGCGCGCGAGACCGGGCTGCGGGCCAATATCGGCGCGACCTGGACGCGGATCGACCCGACCGGTTGGTCGCTGGGCGTGACCGGCGGGCGCATCCTGCGCGCGCGCGATGCCGACAACCTGGACCCCGACACGCCGCTGGGCGGGCGCAGTTCCGACTGGCTGCTGGCGGCGCATTACGACAGCGGCACCGGGCTGGCCATCGCCAACCGCGCGCTGTTCGGCGACGACTTCGCCGTCTCGCGCAACGAATTGCGGGTGGGCTGGCTGCGCCCGGACCTGCAGCTGTCGGCGGGCTATATCTGGATCGACCGCGACGAGGCCGAGGGCCGCGACGCCAATGCCAGCGAACTGGCCGCCAGCCTGGGCTGGCAGATCGCGCGCGGCTGGTGGGGCGAGGCGGAAACGCGGTACGATTTCGCCGCCGACCGGGCGCAGCGCGCCGCCCTGCGGGTGGCCTATCGCAACGAATGCATCACGGTGGAAACCGGGCTGTCGCGGCGCTTCTCCAGCTCGGACCTGCTGCGGGCCGAAACCAGCTTCGACCTGTCCGTGCGGTTGGGCGGCTTCGGGATGCAGCAGGACGGGCCGGGCACGGTGGCGCGCCGCAACTGTATGCGCTAA
- a CDS encoding peptidylprolyl isomerase — protein MRHYLSGIALAAVIATGAVAPALAQNLFAPAVYVNQAVVTGYEVDQRMRFMQVIGAPEAGIEAAREALVDDRLRIQAANEIGIEITPEGLQEGMEEFAARAGLDAAGFIAQLERAGIEDGVFRDFIEAGTVWREVVRARLLPRVQVSDAEVDQELQRAIETPIIDRVLLSELIIPAPPGQEAQALQLAERIAGPRPNEAQFAEAARAYSATPSAEAGGRLELLALDNLPPSLRPIIASLQPGQVSPPLPVEGAVVLFFLRDVQGTLRPGAREQVLDYLTLRMGSVQDAAVLAATVRGCDDLYLQAGPEAAARVQRQTAGQGAIPQGIAARLASLDPDEAGVIPAGAGADLVMLCARQPALAAQAQVPVTALPADGVEAAVPQPPQAGGVPTREAVRTELFNRKINTAAEGLLADLRADAIIRRP, from the coding sequence ATGCGGCATTACCTTTCGGGCATCGCCCTGGCGGCGGTGATCGCCACGGGCGCCGTGGCACCCGCCCTGGCGCAGAACCTGTTCGCGCCCGCCGTCTATGTGAACCAGGCCGTGGTGACCGGCTACGAGGTCGACCAGCGGATGCGCTTCATGCAGGTGATCGGCGCCCCCGAGGCCGGGATCGAGGCCGCCCGCGAGGCGCTGGTCGACGACCGGCTGCGCATCCAGGCCGCCAATGAGATCGGGATCGAGATCACCCCCGAGGGCCTGCAGGAGGGGATGGAGGAATTCGCCGCCCGCGCCGGGCTGGACGCGGCGGGCTTCATCGCCCAGCTGGAGCGCGCGGGAATCGAGGACGGGGTCTTCCGCGACTTCATCGAGGCGGGCACCGTCTGGCGCGAGGTCGTGCGCGCCCGGCTGCTGCCGCGCGTCCAGGTCTCGGATGCCGAGGTCGACCAGGAACTGCAGCGCGCGATCGAGACGCCGATCATCGACCGCGTGCTGCTGTCGGAGCTGATCATCCCCGCCCCTCCGGGCCAGGAGGCGCAGGCCCTGCAGCTGGCCGAGCGCATCGCCGGGCCGCGCCCCAACGAGGCGCAGTTCGCCGAGGCCGCCCGCGCCTATTCCGCCACCCCCTCGGCCGAGGCGGGCGGGCGGCTGGAGCTGCTGGCGCTGGACAACCTGCCGCCCTCGCTGCGCCCGATCATCGCCTCGCTGCAGCCGGGCCAGGTCAGCCCGCCCCTGCCGGTCGAGGGCGCGGTGGTGCTGTTCTTCCTGCGCGACGTGCAGGGCACGCTGCGCCCCGGCGCGCGCGAGCAGGTGCTGGACTACCTGACGCTGCGGATGGGCTCGGTCCAGGATGCGGCGGTGCTGGCAGCGACGGTGCGCGGCTGCGACGACCTGTACCTGCAGGCGGGCCCCGAGGCGGCGGCCCGGGTGCAGCGCCAGACGGCCGGCCAGGGGGCGATCCCGCAGGGCATCGCCGCGCGGCTGGCCTCGCTGGACCCGGATGAGGCGGGGGTGATCCCTGCAGGCGCCGGCGCCGATCTGGTGATGCTGTGCGCGCGCCAGCCCGCGCTGGCCGCCCAGGCCCAGGTCCCGGTGACCGCCCTGCCCGCGGACGGGGTCGAGGCCGCCGTCCCGCAGCCGCCGCAGGCGGGCGGCGTGCCCACCCGCGAGGCGGTCCGGACCGAGCTGTTCAACCGCAAGATCAACACCGCCGCCGAGGGGCTGCTGGCCGATCTGCGCGCCGACGCGATCATCCGGCGCCCCTGA
- the lptG gene encoding LPS export ABC transporter permease LptG encodes MIAGVFLLILFLIDMIEMIRRFSDRQIGLSGAARLAALNIAGSFYAILPLMTVLAGIALFLGLARSSEMVAIRASGRSALRVVTAPVVAALVLGALTVGLLNPMVAATGSIYDEAVAEIGREGSQTVSLGDSAVWLRQAMQEDGREAGQIVIRARRASPDAVTLYDASFLVFDAEAGPVRRIEAREARLTPGAWQLHQVSDFALDRDNPQAEVTRSAAMTLASDLTAQRIREGFGRPESVPVWQLPAFIAGLERAGFSAARHKVWFQMELARPFLMGAMVMIAAAFTMQHMRGRSAGGAVLMAFGAGIALFFLRNLAQVLGDNGQIPPAMAAWTPVLVGAMLALGLILKREDG; translated from the coding sequence ATGATCGCGGGGGTGTTCCTGCTGATCCTGTTCCTGATCGACATGATCGAGATGATCCGCCGCTTTTCCGACCGCCAGATCGGGCTGTCGGGGGCGGCGCGGCTGGCGGCGCTGAACATCGCGGGCAGCTTTTACGCGATCCTGCCGCTGATGACCGTTCTGGCGGGGATCGCGCTGTTCCTGGGCCTGGCGCGCAGTTCCGAGATGGTGGCGATCCGCGCCTCGGGGCGGTCGGCGCTGCGGGTGGTCACGGCGCCGGTGGTGGCGGCGCTGGTGCTGGGGGCGCTGACGGTGGGGTTGCTGAACCCGATGGTCGCGGCGACGGGCTCGATCTATGACGAGGCGGTGGCCGAGATCGGGCGCGAGGGCAGCCAGACCGTCAGCCTGGGCGACAGCGCCGTCTGGCTGCGCCAGGCGATGCAGGAGGACGGGCGTGAGGCCGGGCAGATCGTCATCCGCGCGCGCCGCGCCAGCCCCGATGCGGTGACGCTGTACGACGCCAGCTTCCTGGTCTTCGATGCCGAGGCCGGGCCGGTGCGCCGGATCGAGGCGCGCGAGGCGCGGCTGACGCCCGGCGCCTGGCAGCTGCATCAGGTCAGCGACTTTGCGCTGGACCGCGACAATCCGCAGGCCGAGGTGACGCGCAGCGCGGCGATGACGCTGGCCTCGGACCTGACGGCGCAGCGGATCCGCGAGGGCTTCGGGCGGCCCGAATCGGTGCCGGTCTGGCAGCTGCCCGCCTTCATCGCCGGGCTGGAGCGCGCGGGCTTTTCCGCCGCCCGCCACAAGGTCTGGTTTCAGATGGAGCTGGCCCGCCCCTTCCTGATGGGCGCGATGGTGATGATCGCCGCCGCCTTCACCATGCAGCACATGCGCGGGCGCAGCGCCGGGGGGGCGGTGCTGATGGCCTTCGGCGCGGGGATCGCGCTGTTCTTTCTGCGCAATCTGGCGCAGGTTCTGGGCGACAACGGACAGATCCCGCCCGCGATGGCGGCCTGGACCCCGGTTCTGGTCGGCGCGATGCTGGCCCTGGGCCTGATCCTGAAGCGGGAGGACGGATGA
- the rsmA gene encoding 16S rRNA (adenine(1518)-N(6)/adenine(1519)-N(6))-dimethyltransferase RsmA → MIDNLPPLREVIAAHDLSAKKQLGQNFLLDLNLTHKIARQAGDLTGCDVLEVGPGPGGLTRGLLACGARHVLAIEKDPRALPALEQIAAAYPGRLTVITGDALAIDPLAHLTPPIRIAANLPYNVGTQLLIRWLTPRDWPPFWQSLTLMFQKEVAERIVAKPGSKAYGRLALLAQWRAEARIVMTLPPEAFTPAPKVHSAVVHLTALPEPRFPADPAVLTQVTSAGFNQRRKMLRASLRGLHPQIEGLLEGAGIPPTARAEEIELERFCTLARALKAAREA, encoded by the coding sequence ATGATCGACAACCTCCCCCCCCTGCGCGAGGTCATCGCCGCCCATGACCTCAGCGCCAAGAAGCAGCTGGGCCAGAACTTCCTGCTGGACCTGAACCTGACGCACAAGATCGCGCGGCAGGCGGGCGACCTGACCGGCTGCGACGTGCTGGAGGTGGGCCCCGGCCCCGGCGGGCTGACGCGCGGGTTGCTGGCCTGCGGCGCCCGCCACGTGCTGGCGATCGAGAAGGACCCCCGCGCCCTGCCCGCGCTGGAACAAATCGCCGCCGCCTATCCGGGGCGGCTGACGGTGATCACCGGCGACGCGCTGGCCATCGACCCGCTGGCGCATCTGACGCCGCCCATCCGCATCGCCGCCAACCTGCCCTACAACGTCGGCACCCAGCTGCTGATCCGCTGGCTGACGCCCCGCGACTGGCCGCCCTTCTGGCAGTCGCTGACACTGATGTTCCAGAAGGAGGTGGCCGAGCGCATCGTCGCCAAGCCCGGCTCCAAGGCCTATGGACGGCTGGCGCTGCTGGCGCAGTGGCGGGCGGAGGCGCGCATCGTGATGACCCTGCCGCCCGAGGCCTTCACCCCCGCGCCCAAGGTGCATTCCGCCGTCGTCCACCTGACCGCCCTGCCCGAGCCCCGCTTCCCGGCCGATCCGGCGGTCCTGACGCAGGTCACCAGCGCAGGCTTCAACCAGCGCCGCAAGATGCTGCGCGCCAGCCTGCGCGGCCTGCATCCCCAGATCGAGGGGCTGCTGGAAGGCGCGGGCATCCCCCCCACCGCGCGCGCCGAAGAGATCGAGCTGGAACGGTTCTGCACCCTCGCCCGGGCGCTGAAGGCGGCACGCGAGGCGTGA
- the prfA gene encoding peptide chain release factor 1 has translation MLPEDRLIQIVQRFEFLEARLNAGAAPDQIAAISREYAELKPVVEQIGLWRSAQDGLAEARAMLTDPEMRGLAEDELRRIEGLLPALEQALRLALLPRDAADARPAIVEIRPGTGGDEAALFAGDLLEMYRRHAEGQGWQFQMLDLTRTELGGVKEATARIEGAGVFARLKYESGVHRVQRVPTTESGGRIHTSAATVAVLPEAAEDVAIDIPAGDIRIDTMRASGAGGQHVNTTDSAVRITHLPTGIVVTSSEKSQHQNRANAMAVLRARLYDMQRAAADAERSADRKSQVGSGDRSERIRTYNYPQGRLTDHRINLTLYALDRIMAGDLSEIIDALTAHDQAARLAEAE, from the coding sequence ATGTTGCCCGAAGACCGCCTGATCCAGATCGTCCAGCGTTTCGAGTTTCTCGAGGCGCGGCTGAATGCCGGGGCGGCGCCCGACCAGATCGCCGCGATCAGCCGCGAATATGCCGAGCTGAAACCGGTGGTCGAACAGATCGGGCTGTGGCGGTCGGCGCAGGACGGGCTGGCCGAGGCCCGCGCGATGCTGACCGATCCCGAGATGCGCGGCCTGGCCGAGGACGAGCTGCGGCGGATCGAGGGCCTGCTGCCCGCGCTGGAACAGGCGTTGCGGCTGGCCTTGCTGCCCAGGGACGCCGCCGACGCGCGCCCGGCCATCGTCGAGATCCGCCCCGGCACGGGCGGCGACGAGGCGGCGCTGTTCGCGGGCGACCTGCTGGAGATGTATCGCCGCCACGCCGAGGGGCAGGGCTGGCAGTTCCAGATGCTGGACCTGACCCGGACCGAGCTGGGCGGCGTCAAGGAGGCCACCGCGCGGATCGAGGGCGCGGGGGTCTTTGCCCGGCTGAAATACGAATCCGGCGTGCACCGGGTGCAGCGCGTGCCCACCACCGAATCGGGGGGCCGCATCCATACCAGCGCCGCCACCGTGGCCGTCCTGCCCGAGGCGGCCGAGGACGTGGCCATCGACATTCCCGCGGGCGACATCCGCATCGACACGATGCGGGCCAGCGGGGCGGGCGGCCAGCATGTCAACACCACCGATTCGGCGGTGCGCATCACCCACCTGCCCACCGGCATCGTCGTCACCAGCAGCGAGAAGTCGCAGCACCAGAACCGCGCCAACGCGATGGCCGTGCTGCGCGCGCGGCTTTATGACATGCAGCGGGCGGCGGCGGATGCGGAACGCTCGGCCGACCGCAAGTCGCAGGTCGGCAGCGGCGATCGCAGCGAACGCATCCGCACCTACAACTACCCGCAGGGCCGTCTGACGGATCACCGCATCAACCTGACGCTCTATGCGCTGGACCGGATCATGGCGGGCGATCTGTCCGAGATCATCGACGCGCTGACCGCGCATGACCAGGCCGCACGCCTGGCGGAGGCCGAATGA
- the pdxA gene encoding 4-hydroxythreonine-4-phosphate dehydrogenase PdxA has product MMARILLTCGEPAGVGPELAPLARASGIDLVWLGDPRHLPAGTAFTEVADPSDPVPPGHLPVLRHEFAGPATPGRPDPAHAAEVIAVIARAVDLALAGRVAAITTAPISKQALKEGAGFAFPGHTEYLAHLAGDVPVAMMLASTGVTPPCRVVPATIHIPLSEVPAALTEAALEQAIRLTHAALIRDFAIPAPRIAVAGLNPHAGEGGTMGRTEQDMIAPLLTRLRAEGMDLAGPLPADTMFHAPARARYDAAVCAYHDQALIPIKTLDFAGGVNVTLGLPFIRTSPDHGTAFDIAGKGIADPASTIAALRMAAGMAEARLPPHLGENILEGPGADSPRPWRDAR; this is encoded by the coding sequence CTGATGGCGCGCATCCTTCTGACCTGCGGCGAGCCCGCGGGCGTGGGCCCGGAGCTGGCGCCGCTGGCGCGTGCCTCGGGCATCGATCTGGTCTGGCTGGGCGATCCGCGCCACCTGCCCGCAGGGACGGCGTTCACGGAAGTCGCTGACCCGTCGGACCCGGTGCCGCCCGGCCACCTGCCGGTGCTGCGCCATGAGTTCGCGGGCCCCGCGACCCCGGGCCGCCCCGATCCCGCCCATGCGGCGGAGGTGATCGCGGTCATCGCGCGGGCCGTCGATCTGGCGCTGGCGGGGCGGGTGGCGGCGATCACCACCGCGCCGATCAGCAAGCAGGCCCTGAAGGAGGGCGCGGGCTTCGCCTTTCCCGGCCATACCGAATACCTGGCCCATCTGGCGGGCGATGTGCCGGTGGCGATGATGCTGGCCTCGACCGGCGTGACGCCGCCCTGCCGGGTGGTGCCCGCGACGATCCACATCCCCCTGTCCGAGGTTCCCGCCGCCCTGACCGAGGCCGCGCTGGAACAGGCGATCCGCCTGACCCATGCCGCGCTGATCCGCGATTTCGCCATCCCCGCCCCCCGCATCGCGGTGGCGGGCCTCAACCCCCATGCGGGCGAGGGGGGCACGATGGGCCGGACCGAACAGGACATGATCGCCCCCCTGCTGACCCGCCTGCGGGCCGAGGGGATGGATCTGGCCGGCCCCCTGCCCGCCGACACGATGTTCCATGCCCCCGCCCGCGCCCGCTATGACGCGGCGGTCTGCGCCTATCACGATCAGGCGCTGATCCCGATAAAGACGCTGGATTTTGCGGGCGGCGTGAATGTGACGCTCGGCCTGCCCTTCATCCGCACCTCGCCCGACCACGGCACCGCCTTCGACATCGCGGGAAAAGGGATCGCGGACCCCGCCTCGACCATCGCCGCGCTGCGGATGGCCGCCGGGATGGCCGAGGCCCGCCTGCCCCCTCATCTTGGCGAAAATATCCTCGAGGGTCCGGGGGCAGACAGCCCCCGGCCGTGGCGGGACGCAAGATGA